The following nucleotide sequence is from Streptomyces caniferus.
ATGTCGTCGAGCTTCTTCTGCACGTCCACTATGGACTCGCCACTCTCTGAAGGGTTGGAACGACGGAACGGGACGACTGTACGTCCACGGCCCCTTTGCCCGACACCAACTGACGCCCCATCAGCCAGGCATCACCGGGGCGGTGTGCCCTGCGGTGTCAGCCCTTCGTCCGCAGCCGCTCGGTGAGGGCCTCCAGGACGAACGGCGGCACCAGGTGCGAGACATCGCCGCCCCAGGCGGCAACCTCCTTGACGAGGCTGGAGGAGAGGAAGCTGTAGGTGGGGTTGGTGGGGACGAAGAGGGTCTCCACCCCGGACAGCCCGTTGTTCATCTGGGCCATCTGCAGCTCGTAGTCGAAGTCGCTGACGGCCCGCAGCCCCTTGACGATCGCGGGGATGTCGCGCTGCTTGCAGAAGTCGACGAGCAGGCCGTGGAAGGACTCGACCTCCACGTTGCCGTACTCGGCGGTGGCCCGGCGAATCAGCTCGATCCGCTCGTCGACCGTGAACAGCCCCTGCTTGGACTGGTTGATCATCACGGCGACGTGGACGACGTCGTACAACTTGGAGGCACGGGCGATGATGTCCAGGTGCCCGTTGGTGATGGGGTCGAACGACCCCGGACAGACGGCGCGGCGCAACTCGGGTTCCTCGCTCTCCGATCCGGTCATGACACGCTTACTGACGTCGATTCGGCAGACGTCGAAGCGGCGCGACCGTACCAAAGCGTCCCCTCGCCGTAGCGACGGGCCTTGATCGCTTCAAATCCGTCCGGCCATGGGAATGTGCCGCCTCGGGTGCTGCGCTCCACGGTGACGAGTGCGTCGTCCGCAAGCCACCCCTGACCACGGAGTGTGAGCAGGATCTCGCAGAGTTCCGCGTCGGTGACCACGTACGGCGGGTCCAGGAAGACGATGTCGTAGGGCTCTCCCGGGGCCGCTCCGGCGGCGGTCTGCTCGGCCTTGCCGGCCCGGACCTCGACGCCCGGGAGGCCGACCGCGCGGACGTTGTCCCGGATGGTGCGCACGGCGCGGGCATCGGCCTCGACCAGCAGGACGTGCGCGGCGCCGCGGGAGAGCGCCTCCAGGCCGACCGCGCCGGAACCGCCGTACAGATCGAGCACCCGGGCACCGCTCAGCGGTCCGTCGAGGGACTCCCAGGTGGAGAACATGCCCTCGCGCGCACGGTCGGAGGTCGGGCGGGTGCCGTTTCCCGGTGGTACGGCGAGGCGGCGGCCGCCGGCGGTACCGGCGATCACGCGGGTCATGGGCCCGTCCTTACGTTGCGCGTGGTCGGTGGGGGGAGCCGGGCGGGCTCCGCTCCTCCACGATATTCGGTCGGCAGGGGCCCGGCGTCCGGCCTGGGCTCCCCGGCAGCGCCCGGACCGGTGATCGATCTCACGTGGTGGCGGGCGGTTCCGAGCGGCGGGCGGGCGTCCGGCTCCCGTGCGGCCGCGCCCCGGCGAGGCGGCGGCCCTCGCTCACCCCTTGTCCAGATACTGCTCCCGTTCGTCGTCCAGCAGGGCGGACAGGGCGATCCGCAGCTCCGGATAGCCGGTCAGCTCGGGATCGGCGGTGACCAGCGCGGTGGCCTCCTCGCGGGCGGACGCGATCACCTCCTCGTCGTCGATGACCGCGAGCATCCGCAGCGACGAGCGGACGCCGGACTGGGCCTGGCCGAGGACATCGCCCTCGCGCCGCTGTTCCAGGTCGATACGGGAGAGTTCGAAGCCGTCGAGGGTGGCGGCCACGGCGGCGAGCCGGGCGCGGGCCGGGCTGGCCTCGGGCATCTCACTGACCAGCAGGCACAGGCCTGGTGCGGAGCCACGGCCGACCCGGCCGCGCAGCTGGTGCAGCTGGGAGACGCCGAAGCGGTCCGCGTCCATGATCACCATGACGGTGGCGTTCGGGACGTTCACCCCGACCTCGATGACGGTCGTCGCCACCAGCACGTCCAGCTCACCGACGGCGAACCGGCGCATCACGTCGTCCTTGTCGTCCGGCGCCATCCGGCCGTGCAGCACCGCCACCCGCAACCCGGCGAGCGGACCCTCGGCGAGCTGCCCGGCGATGTCGAGCACC
It contains:
- the rsmD gene encoding 16S rRNA (guanine(966)-N(2))-methyltransferase RsmD is translated as MTRVIAGTAGGRRLAVPPGNGTRPTSDRAREGMFSTWESLDGPLSGARVLDLYGGSGAVGLEALSRGAAHVLLVEADARAVRTIRDNVRAVGLPGVEVRAGKAEQTAAGAAPGEPYDIVFLDPPYVVTDAELCEILLTLRGQGWLADDALVTVERSTRGGTFPWPDGFEAIKARRYGEGTLWYGRAASTSAESTSVSVS
- the coaD gene encoding pantetheine-phosphate adenylyltransferase; amino-acid sequence: MRRAVCPGSFDPITNGHLDIIARASKLYDVVHVAVMINQSKQGLFTVDERIELIRRATAEYGNVEVESFHGLLVDFCKQRDIPAIVKGLRAVSDFDYELQMAQMNNGLSGVETLFVPTNPTYSFLSSSLVKEVAAWGGDVSHLVPPFVLEALTERLRTKG